The following are encoded together in the Robertmurraya sp. FSL R5-0851 genome:
- a CDS encoding disulfide oxidoreductase: protein MKKNDKRENLLFLAFAAALIAMFGSLYFSEIRQYEPCELCWYQRIVMYPFVVLLGIATVKKDYGIAFYTMILSAVGGMISLYHYGLQKVAFLADTAPACGRIPCTGQYINWLGFISIPFLALIAFIIVFVCSFLVWKQTKEEK, encoded by the coding sequence ATGAAAAAAAATGACAAGCGCGAAAACTTGCTTTTCCTTGCTTTCGCTGCGGCACTGATAGCCATGTTTGGGAGTTTATATTTTTCAGAGATACGCCAGTACGAGCCTTGCGAACTTTGCTGGTATCAACGAATCGTTATGTATCCATTTGTTGTGTTATTAGGTATAGCCACTGTAAAAAAGGATTATGGTATCGCCTTTTATACGATGATTCTTTCGGCAGTTGGTGGGATGATCTCGCTTTACCATTATGGACTGCAAAAGGTTGCCTTTTTAGCAGATACAGCACCAGCATGTGGGCGTATTCCTTGTACAGGGCAATATATTAATTGGCTTGGATTCATTTCCATCCCTTTTCTTGCTCTAATTGCATTTATTATTGTGTTTGTTTGTAGCTTTCTAGTATGGAAGCAAACGAAGGAGGAAAAATAA
- a CDS encoding SpoVR family protein codes for MREQEQKELQYAIEEITEIAVGFGLDFYPMRYEICPSEIIYTFGAYGMPTRFSHWSFGKQFHKMKLHYDLGLSKIYELVINSDPCYAFLLDSNSLIQNKLIVAHVLAHCDFFKNNVRFQNTKRDMVESMAATAERIRKYEIIYGKHEVETFLDAVLAIEEHIDPSLMRPKLAWSTEDVEYEEVAAISPYDDLWDLDEKDKKKPEPVKRKKKFPPQPEKDLLLFIESYSRELSDWQRDILTMMREEMLYFWPQLETKIMNEGWASFWHQRILREMDLTSAEALEFAKLNAGVVQPSRTGINPYYLGLKIFEDIEERYNNPTEEMKRRGVQPGSGREKMFEVREIESDISFLRNYLTKDLVMREDMYLFQKQGKDYKIVDKAWENVRDQLVSMRVNGGFPYLTVTDGDYLKNGELYIKHGYEGIELDIKYLEKVMPYIHQLWGRSIHMETVIEGKNMLYTYDGKSIHRKYL; via the coding sequence ATGCGTGAACAAGAACAGAAGGAATTACAGTATGCCATTGAAGAGATAACGGAGATAGCGGTTGGCTTTGGACTCGATTTTTATCCAATGCGTTATGAAATTTGTCCATCTGAAATTATTTATACCTTTGGAGCATATGGCATGCCAACAAGATTTTCCCATTGGAGCTTCGGGAAACAGTTTCATAAAATGAAGCTTCATTATGATCTTGGATTGTCTAAAATTTATGAACTTGTTATTAATTCTGACCCTTGTTATGCATTTTTACTGGATTCCAATTCTCTAATTCAAAACAAGTTAATTGTTGCCCATGTTTTAGCGCACTGTGACTTTTTTAAAAATAATGTTCGATTTCAAAATACAAAAAGAGACATGGTAGAAAGCATGGCCGCAACCGCTGAGAGAATCCGAAAGTATGAGATAATATATGGTAAACATGAGGTTGAAACGTTTCTAGATGCAGTTCTAGCCATTGAAGAGCATATTGACCCCTCATTGATGAGACCAAAACTTGCTTGGAGTACGGAGGATGTAGAATACGAAGAAGTTGCTGCAATAAGTCCTTATGATGATTTGTGGGATTTAGATGAAAAGGATAAAAAGAAGCCAGAACCTGTAAAAAGAAAAAAGAAATTCCCTCCACAGCCTGAAAAAGATCTATTATTATTTATTGAGAGTTACAGTCGCGAATTATCAGACTGGCAACGTGATATTTTAACAATGATGCGCGAGGAAATGCTATATTTCTGGCCACAGTTAGAAACAAAGATTATGAACGAAGGCTGGGCGTCGTTTTGGCATCAAAGAATTCTCCGTGAAATGGATTTAACGAGCGCCGAAGCATTGGAGTTTGCCAAACTAAATGCTGGTGTAGTTCAACCTTCTCGAACAGGAATAAACCCCTATTACCTTGGGTTAAAGATTTTTGAAGATATTGAAGAAAGATATAATAATCCGACCGAGGAAATGAAGCGTCGAGGAGTCCAACCTGGATCTGGGCGAGAGAAGATGTTTGAGGTACGTGAAATCGAATCAGATATATCCTTCCTTCGCAACTATTTAACGAAAGATCTTGTTATGCGCGAGGATATGTATTTGTTCCAAAAGCAAGGGAAAGATTATAAGATTGTTGATAAAGCATGGGAAAATGTTCGAGATCAATTAGTGAGTATGAGGGTGAATGGTGGCTTCCCTTACTTAACGGTAACGGATGGCGATTATCTGAAAAACGGTGAGCTTTATATCAAGCATGGATATGAAGGAATTGAACTTGATATTAAGTATTTGGAAAAAGTGATGCCGTATATTCATCAGTTATGGGGAAGAAGCATTCATATGGAAACAGTTATTGAAGGGAAAAATATGCTTTATACGTATGACGGTAAAAGTATACACAGAAAGTATTTATAG
- a CDS encoding YhdB family protein, which yields MNHVDYDRALYYTHRSEWDNLLILMVRTKDHFLAKKIEHFLHAYNFEKDYQVIEKHLYSLLRYIDHANDLVEANDGLLDTVITMG from the coding sequence ATGAATCATGTTGATTATGATCGAGCCTTGTACTATACGCATCGCTCTGAATGGGATAACTTATTAATATTGATGGTACGAACGAAGGACCATTTTTTAGCCAAAAAAATTGAGCATTTCCTTCACGCGTACAATTTTGAAAAAGATTACCAAGTAATTGAGAAACATTTATATTCTTTACTTCGTTACATCGACCATGCAAACGATCTTGTTGAAGCAAATGACGGCTTGCTTGATACAGTGATAACCATGGGGTAA
- a CDS encoding thioredoxin family protein, whose protein sequence is MKKVLIFIGIIVVLFGALAIVTKMQNEEKVSDDNIYNKDTLHPETVAQLEDPNYQNLILPEDLQTQLDNGDDMTVYFYSPTCPHCQRTTPIVAPLSEEMDINLVQYNLLEFEQGWDDYGIQETPTIIQYKDGKEVARIVGYHEEPDFESWFNENTK, encoded by the coding sequence ATGAAAAAAGTTCTTATTTTTATTGGTATTATCGTAGTATTGTTTGGTGCATTAGCTATTGTTACAAAAATGCAAAATGAAGAAAAAGTAAGTGATGACAATATTTACAACAAAGATACGCTTCACCCCGAAACCGTTGCTCAATTAGAGGATCCTAATTATCAAAACCTCATTCTTCCAGAAGATCTTCAAACTCAGTTAGATAATGGAGATGATATGACCGTTTATTTTTACAGTCCGACTTGTCCACACTGTCAGCGCACAACTCCAATAGTTGCCCCATTATCTGAAGAGATGGATATTAATCTTGTTCAATATAATCTTCTTGAATTTGAGCAAGGTTGGGATGATTACGGAATTCAAGAAACACCTACAATTATTCAATACAAGGATGGGAAAGAAGTAGCAAGAATCGTAGGTTACCACGAAGAACCTGATTTTGAGAGCTGGTTTAACGAAAATACAAAATAA
- a CDS encoding DUF5365 family protein yields the protein MKIVFASTPDQEEKINELVKRFYRDIFPMYFSDKDIKKFEAQNVLSNETAQLDGTLKEAYHVIASLQTLLSILESSILTYDHQALYEKNVETLHEYGYNFPFSYDEFIYAKENKTSFFSTYTQAANQLLI from the coding sequence GTGAAGATTGTTTTTGCGTCGACACCAGACCAAGAAGAGAAAATTAATGAACTTGTAAAAAGGTTTTATCGAGATATTTTTCCTATGTATTTCTCTGATAAAGACATAAAAAAATTCGAGGCTCAAAATGTTTTGAGTAATGAGACGGCACAGCTTGATGGGACATTAAAGGAAGCGTATCATGTGATTGCTTCACTTCAAACATTGCTTTCGATTCTAGAATCAAGCATCTTAACATACGATCACCAAGCTTTGTATGAAAAAAATGTTGAAACCTTACATGAGTATGGATATAATTTCCCGTTTTCTTATGATGAATTTATCTATGCAAAAGAAAATAAAACAAGCTTTTTCAGCACCTACACCCAGGCTGCTAATCAATTATTAATTTAA
- a CDS encoding TetR/AcrR family transcriptional regulator, which translates to MNGFERRRLQKMEQIRKAAFSLFTKYGIQKVNIHEIAKKANVSQVTIYNYFGSKDELVYDVLKDYLERQIDSFQQLIYCDLSFQDKLIKLIELKLSSTNELSPEFIEAIISENSQIANLFQEFANEKSMPLIVTFIEEGRKSGDISSSLSMNTIFFILQAMTDAIQKHSDIFQSNSNKDQFLTEFIHFFFYGIVGKKEDISVE; encoded by the coding sequence ATGAACGGGTTTGAACGAAGAAGGCTTCAAAAAATGGAACAGATTCGGAAGGCAGCTTTTTCTTTATTCACAAAGTACGGAATTCAAAAGGTAAACATTCATGAAATCGCCAAAAAAGCGAATGTTTCTCAAGTGACGATCTATAATTATTTTGGAAGTAAGGACGAGCTAGTCTATGATGTCCTAAAGGATTATCTAGAGAGGCAAATTGACTCCTTTCAACAATTAATTTATTGTGACCTTTCTTTTCAAGACAAGCTAATAAAATTGATTGAATTAAAGCTCTCATCCACAAATGAACTCAGTCCGGAATTTATTGAAGCCATCATTTCAGAGAATAGTCAAATCGCGAATTTATTTCAGGAATTTGCAAATGAAAAATCTATGCCGCTCATTGTTACATTTATTGAAGAAGGGCGAAAAAGCGGTGATATATCAAGTAGCTTATCAATGAATACAATTTTTTTCATCCTCCAAGCAATGACAGATGCTATTCAAAAGCATTCAGATATCTTCCAATCAAACTCAAATAAGGATCAATTTTTAACTGAATTCATTCATTTCTTTTTTTATGGAATTGTCGGAAAAAAAGAAGACATAAGTGTAGAGTGA
- a CDS encoding IS4 family transposase: MDKITRKTSFGQWFSPINVELFDDQVKTLKLDFYTKKLTTESFLKLLLYAQLEEVESLHALSDCLFDDQLQKGIDLDSISISQLSRRLNGMNPDLFQRLFLDLVAQIHAKTHYTKLVMPLKIIDSSTLPLNLTNHKWAEFRKTKAGVKLHLRLVFMEKGISYPEKAVLTMAKEHDRGQLEIMVDDKECMYVFDRGYLDYERFDRMTDDGYFFLSRLRKNAVIREVYDYNLPEDTNVLSDQMVLIGTTQNRTENYFRLLRVMDSKGNELQLLTNRFDLSAEEISEMYKSRWAIELFFKWIKQHLNIKKFYGRSEWAIHNQVFIALIVFCLHVLVQLETKSKRKTLQISRYLRAVLWKPAHIWLRKIEGKTIP; the protein is encoded by the coding sequence ATGGATAAGATTACACGAAAAACATCATTTGGACAATGGTTTTCACCTATAAATGTTGAATTATTTGATGATCAAGTGAAAACATTGAAATTAGATTTCTATACGAAAAAACTTACGACGGAATCATTTTTAAAATTATTACTTTATGCACAGCTTGAAGAAGTAGAAAGTCTTCATGCGTTGAGTGATTGTCTTTTTGATGATCAACTCCAAAAAGGCATTGATCTGGATTCCATTAGTATTTCTCAGCTTTCACGACGATTAAATGGGATGAATCCAGATTTATTCCAACGACTTTTCCTTGATCTGGTCGCACAAATTCATGCCAAAACACACTACACCAAACTCGTCATGCCGTTAAAAATCATTGATTCAAGCACATTGCCACTTAATTTGACTAATCATAAATGGGCAGAGTTCCGCAAAACAAAAGCGGGTGTAAAGTTACATTTGCGCCTAGTATTTATGGAAAAAGGAATTTCTTATCCTGAAAAGGCTGTGCTAACAATGGCAAAGGAACATGATCGTGGTCAACTCGAAATCATGGTAGACGACAAGGAATGCATGTATGTATTTGACCGGGGCTATCTAGACTATGAACGCTTTGATCGCATGACAGATGATGGGTACTTTTTTCTATCTAGGCTTCGTAAAAACGCAGTCATACGAGAGGTCTACGATTATAATCTACCCGAGGATACGAATGTTCTGTCCGATCAAATGGTGTTGATTGGTACAACTCAAAACCGTACTGAGAACTACTTTCGTCTTTTAAGAGTGATGGATTCAAAAGGAAACGAACTTCAGTTACTTACGAATCGTTTTGATTTAAGCGCCGAAGAGATTTCAGAGATGTATAAATCGCGCTGGGCAATTGAGTTGTTTTTCAAATGGATCAAACAGCACCTCAATATCAAAAAGTTCTACGGTCGAAGTGAATGGGCGATCCACAATCAAGTGTTTATCGCATTAATCGTTTTTTGCCTACATGTCCTCGTTCAACTCGAGACAAAAAGCAAGCGTAAAACCTTACAAATTAGCCGTTATCTAAGAGCTGTTTTGTGGAAGCCGGCACATATTTGGCTTCGGAAAATCGAAGGAAAAACGATTCCTTAA
- a CDS encoding phospho-sugar mutase, whose protein sequence is MSWKEKVHTWNQFDKLPEELKGQLQKLSDVELEDAFYKNLEFGTGGMRGEIGVGTNRMNIFTVRKASAGLATYIEEFGQEAKDRGVVIAYDSRHKSSEFAMEAAKTLATKGIQAYVFDELRPTPELSFAVRHLNAFSGIVITASHNPPEYNGYKVYGPDGGQLPLEGADKVIEKVDAISNELTIEVRDEQELKEQGLIKMIGADVDQAYLEKLVTISENPTLAKETDLQVVFTPLHGTANKPVRSGLKALGYENVTIVKEQELPDPQFSTVKSPNPEEHAAFELAIEAGKKVNADLLIATDPDADRLGIAVKNETGEYEILTGNQTGALLLHYLLENKTAKGTLQENALVLKTIVTSELGATIAASYGVPTIDVLTGFKFIAEKINEFDSTNEHSFLFGYEESYGYLIGDFARDKDAIQASLLATEVCAYYKKQGKSLYEALLMIFDKFGYYQEGLRSLTLKGKSGAETINKTLESFRAEPLEELIGLKVTKTEDYLTSTRYEGGSEESIDLPASNVLKYFFEDGSWVCLRPSGTEPKIKFYFGVKGSSLTGSKEKLKSIEDAFMQTVENKMNTLSK, encoded by the coding sequence ATGAGCTGGAAAGAAAAAGTACATACTTGGAATCAATTTGATAAGCTCCCAGAAGAGTTAAAGGGGCAACTACAAAAGCTATCCGATGTAGAATTAGAGGATGCTTTTTATAAAAATTTAGAGTTTGGTACAGGTGGTATGCGTGGAGAAATTGGTGTTGGTACGAATCGTATGAACATCTTCACGGTTAGAAAGGCATCAGCTGGCCTTGCAACATATATAGAAGAATTTGGTCAAGAAGCAAAGGATAGAGGTGTGGTCATTGCATATGATTCTCGCCATAAATCAAGTGAATTTGCAATGGAGGCAGCAAAGACTTTAGCTACGAAGGGAATTCAAGCATATGTGTTTGATGAGCTTCGTCCAACTCCAGAATTATCTTTTGCAGTTAGACACCTAAATGCTTTCTCTGGAATTGTGATTACAGCAAGTCATAATCCGCCAGAATATAATGGTTATAAGGTGTATGGACCAGACGGTGGACAGCTTCCTTTAGAAGGGGCAGATAAGGTAATTGAAAAAGTTGATGCTATTTCAAATGAGTTAACTATAGAGGTTCGTGACGAACAGGAATTAAAAGAGCAAGGGTTAATTAAGATGATTGGGGCAGATGTTGATCAAGCGTATTTAGAGAAGCTTGTAACGATATCTGAGAATCCTACATTAGCTAAAGAAACGGACTTACAAGTAGTTTTTACACCTTTACATGGGACAGCTAATAAACCGGTACGTTCTGGTCTTAAGGCGCTTGGTTACGAAAATGTGACGATTGTAAAGGAACAGGAATTGCCTGATCCACAGTTCTCTACTGTGAAAAGTCCAAATCCAGAAGAACATGCTGCATTTGAATTGGCAATAGAAGCTGGAAAAAAGGTAAACGCTGATTTATTGATCGCAACGGACCCTGATGCAGACCGTCTTGGAATTGCTGTTAAAAATGAAACAGGGGAGTATGAAATCCTTACAGGAAATCAAACAGGTGCCTTACTACTCCATTACTTACTAGAAAATAAAACGGCAAAGGGAACATTACAAGAAAATGCATTGGTTTTAAAGACCATTGTTACATCTGAATTGGGTGCAACTATTGCTGCTTCTTATGGTGTACCAACGATTGATGTCTTAACAGGATTTAAGTTTATTGCAGAAAAAATTAACGAGTTCGATTCTACAAATGAACATAGCTTCTTGTTTGGATATGAAGAGAGCTACGGGTATTTAATTGGAGATTTTGCAAGGGACAAGGATGCAATCCAGGCTTCTCTTTTAGCAACTGAAGTGTGTGCGTATTATAAAAAGCAAGGCAAGTCTCTATATGAGGCATTATTAATGATTTTTGATAAGTTTGGTTATTACCAAGAAGGCTTACGTTCATTAACGTTAAAAGGGAAATCAGGTGCCGAAACAATTAATAAAACACTTGAATCTTTCCGTGCAGAACCACTTGAAGAACTCATTGGTCTGAAAGTAACTAAAACAGAGGATTACTTAACAAGTACAAGATATGAGGGAGGATCAGAAGAATCAATCGATCTTCCTGCTTCAAACGTGTTAAAGTACTTCTTTGAAGATGGATCATGGGTTTGCTTACGCCCATCAGGGACGGAGCCGAAAATTAAGTTCTATTTTGGTGTAAAGGGCTCAAGCTTAACTGGAAGCAAAGAAAAACTAAAGTCGATTGAAGATGCATTTATGCAAACAGTAGAAAATAAAATGAACACACTATCTAAATAA
- a CDS encoding DUF3889 domain-containing protein: protein MKKILITIMTILCVFGSLSSTHAEQPGLDYKKFGKIATAIVTEDYPGQQVVEYKYVGRERLAENKVVDSFQYEVMVNGQKKIVTVKITHDNSVGKELTIALEEK from the coding sequence TTGAAAAAGATACTAATTACAATAATGACTATATTATGCGTTTTTGGTTCACTTTCTTCTACACATGCTGAGCAGCCAGGACTAGACTATAAAAAGTTTGGGAAAATCGCAACAGCAATTGTAACTGAAGACTATCCTGGACAGCAGGTGGTGGAATATAAGTATGTGGGAAGAGAGAGATTAGCTGAAAATAAGGTAGTGGATTCCTTTCAGTATGAAGTAATGGTCAATGGCCAGAAAAAGATTGTTACAGTCAAGATTACACATGACAATAGTGTAGGAAAAGAATTGACGATTGCATTAGAAGAGAAATAA
- a CDS encoding RluA family pseudouridine synthase, with the protein MLQTKTVGQQFHIYIQKDWEKYTIESLFKDYWKAPKKLVHELRMEKSVLVNGQEANWTSHFHSGDTLSIPFFLPEPSIVQPTYMEIDILFEDDHLLIANKPAGMDTHPNSEKDYFSLLNGVAFHLHSKGELHYIKHIHRLDRDTTGAVIFAKHRMCGAILDRLLEERKIKRTYVALVEGKMKTSGGSISKPIGRDRHHPTRRRVSSTGQSAVTHYKVHAYRAKNNTTLISCQLDTGRTHQIRVHLSSIGHPLMGDSLYGSRVKLKRQALHAFKVEFTHPFTEENIVCKAPFVDNPSIFPDIIDV; encoded by the coding sequence ATGTTACAAACAAAAACAGTTGGACAACAGTTCCATATTTATATTCAAAAAGATTGGGAGAAATACACAATAGAAAGCTTATTTAAAGATTATTGGAAGGCCCCTAAAAAACTAGTTCATGAATTGAGAATGGAAAAAAGTGTGTTAGTCAATGGGCAAGAGGCAAACTGGACATCTCATTTTCATTCAGGTGATACCTTATCTATTCCATTCTTTCTTCCCGAGCCATCAATAGTCCAACCTACTTATATGGAGATTGACATCCTATTTGAAGATGATCACCTACTCATAGCTAATAAACCCGCTGGAATGGATACACATCCAAATTCAGAGAAAGACTATTTTAGTCTCTTAAATGGCGTAGCGTTTCACCTTCATTCAAAAGGAGAACTTCATTATATCAAGCATATCCATCGTCTTGATCGGGATACAACGGGTGCTGTAATTTTTGCCAAGCATCGAATGTGTGGGGCTATTCTAGATCGACTTCTTGAGGAAAGAAAGATTAAAAGAACATACGTCGCTTTAGTAGAAGGGAAAATGAAAACAAGCGGAGGATCCATTTCAAAACCGATTGGAAGAGATCGGCATCATCCAACAAGAAGAAGAGTTTCTTCTACTGGTCAATCGGCTGTTACACACTATAAAGTACATGCTTACCGTGCAAAAAATAATACAACTTTAATAAGCTGCCAACTTGATACAGGAAGAACACATCAAATTCGAGTACATTTAAGCTCTATTGGTCACCCTCTTATGGGTGATTCCCTTTATGGAAGTCGTGTTAAGCTGAAAAGACAAGCGCTGCATGCTTTTAAGGTTGAGTTTACTCACCCATTTACCGAAGAAAATATTGTATGTAAGGCACCGTTTGTTGATAACCCATCCATATTTCCTGATATCATTGATGTGTGA
- a CDS encoding ATP-binding protein: protein MNLFETNGILRLDITDEGLGIPENVGDSIFTKFYRVDNSDRRKIGGTGLGLAIVKEIMNAHEGDVTFTSKYGNGSTFTISFPIVKREVTSSTDKVGVQASNYKVFVIEDDESLLDLISQELLDNRFTVTQFTNGDHAMDALMEEVPDAVILDITLDKGNVDGWDIMRFMKEKKELKQIPVIISSALDERDKGLANGAEEYFVKPYKTSQLSKIVMQLLLKIGKEGQVIVPLVEEQGIEKPSE, encoded by the coding sequence GTGAATCTATTTGAAACTAATGGAATATTAAGGTTGGATATTACAGATGAAGGTTTGGGTATTCCTGAAAATGTAGGGGACTCTATCTTTACAAAGTTTTATCGTGTGGACAATTCAGACCGAAGAAAAATTGGCGGGACAGGACTAGGTCTTGCCATTGTAAAGGAAATAATGAATGCGCATGAAGGCGATGTAACTTTTACATCTAAATATGGAAACGGAAGTACCTTCACTATTTCTTTCCCGATAGTTAAAAGAGAGGTAACCAGCAGTACTGACAAAGTGGGTGTACAAGCTTCCAATTACAAAGTGTTTGTAATTGAGGATGACGAAAGCTTGCTAGATCTAATTTCACAAGAGTTACTTGATAACAGATTCACCGTTACTCAATTTACAAATGGTGACCATGCAATGGATGCTTTAATGGAAGAGGTCCCAGATGCAGTAATTCTTGATATCACTTTAGATAAAGGGAATGTTGATGGCTGGGATATTATGCGGTTTATGAAAGAGAAAAAGGAATTAAAGCAAATCCCAGTCATAATCTCTAGCGCGCTTGATGAGAGAGACAAAGGTTTAGCGAACGGAGCCGAGGAATACTTTGTTAAACCATATAAAACAAGTCAGTTATCTAAAATTGTCATGCAATTATTACTAAAGATTGGAAAAGAAGGACAAGTGATTGTACCTCTTGTAGAAGAACAAGGTATTGAAAAACCATCAGAATAA
- a CDS encoding M14 family zinc carboxypeptidase — protein MKISIFLICFLLYCPSAFATIVHSDRIYTYEQMQLDIQKLQETYEGELEVKVIGQSYYGKDIPAIKIGKGKKNVVLIGAHHGREWLTTSLLMVMLENYVRALTSGAKVGPFDSTMLNDVSIWFVPMLNPDGVTIQQQDIPLFFVDQLYLMNEGNANFSRWKANGIGIDLNRQYPAGWKELKGPRIPSYQFYKGKRPLEALETQALTTFIDQIQPSIGVAYHSTGQEIYWKYKNGKYKQRDYSIAEEIAQLTGYKLGKPPKKATGGGFTDWFITMYHRPALTIEICPPMVDRAPPLTSFPEVWKRNRYVGMKLVNKVIELHKSEGQMEK, from the coding sequence ATGAAAATATCGATATTTCTTATTTGCTTTTTATTGTATTGCCCCTCTGCATTTGCAACTATTGTTCATTCAGATCGAATCTACACATATGAACAAATGCAATTGGATATTCAAAAATTGCAGGAAACTTATGAGGGAGAACTGGAAGTGAAAGTAATTGGGCAATCTTATTATGGGAAAGATATTCCAGCCATTAAAATAGGAAAAGGAAAGAAAAACGTCGTACTCATTGGTGCTCATCATGGTAGAGAGTGGCTAACCACCTCTCTTTTAATGGTTATGCTTGAAAATTATGTTAGAGCTTTAACCTCCGGTGCTAAAGTAGGTCCATTTGATTCTACCATGCTAAATGATGTGTCCATCTGGTTTGTTCCGATGCTTAATCCGGACGGGGTTACCATTCAGCAGCAGGATATTCCACTATTCTTTGTTGATCAGCTTTACTTAATGAATGAAGGAAATGCTAATTTTTCGCGTTGGAAGGCAAATGGGATAGGAATTGATTTAAATCGACAATATCCAGCAGGTTGGAAAGAGTTAAAGGGACCACGTATACCTTCTTACCAGTTTTATAAAGGAAAAAGACCATTAGAGGCATTGGAAACTCAAGCTTTAACTACCTTTATTGATCAAATCCAACCTTCCATTGGCGTAGCCTATCATTCAACTGGTCAGGAGATATACTGGAAGTATAAAAATGGGAAGTATAAACAGAGGGATTATTCAATTGCCGAAGAAATTGCTCAATTAACCGGATATAAATTAGGAAAGCCTCCAAAAAAGGCAACTGGTGGAGGATTTACTGATTGGTTTATCACCATGTACCATCGGCCAGCGTTAACAATAGAAATATGTCCACCAATGGTCGATCGTGCCCCGCCTTTGACTAGTTTCCCAGAGGTATGGAAAAGGAATCGATATGTTGGCATGAAATTGGTGAATAAGGTCATTGAATTACATAAAAGTGAAGGGCAAATGGAAAAATAA